A single genomic interval of Camelina sativa cultivar DH55 chromosome 11, Cs, whole genome shotgun sequence harbors:
- the LOC104726616 gene encoding NEDD8-specific protease 1-like, with protein sequence MGNTSGDDKILSFEDVVLRRSDLDILSGSNFLNDRVIEFYLSYLSSVHSSPTISLIPPSIAFWICNCPDTESLKDFMKPLKCHDKDLLIFPVNDNLNVEVAEGGLHWSLLVYYKDANTFVHHDSFMGVNRFNAKHLFEAVSPFVANGDATYRECNDTPQQKNGYDCGVYLLAVARVICEWFSCEGMKNRDELWFTEVKKTVPDLVNHLRAEILELIKTLMSQSV encoded by the coding sequence ATGGGAAATACTTCTGGTGATGACAAGATCCTCAGTTTCGAAGATGTCGTCCTTAGGAGATCAGATTTGGACATCCTAAGTGGATCCAATTTTCTGAATGATCGTGTTATCGAGTTCTACCTAAGCTACTTGTCCTCGGTTCACAGTTCCCCTACCATCTCGCTAATCCCTCCCTCCATCGCCTTCTGGATCTGCAACTGCCCCGACACTGAATCCCTCAAAGATTTCATGAAACCCCTCAAGTGTCACGACAAAGACCTTCTGATATTCCCTGTAAACGACAATCTGAATGTGGAGGTAGCAGAAGGCGGATTGCATTGGAGCTTACTCGTGTACTACAAAGATGCCAACACGTTTGTCCATCACGACAGCTTCATGGGTGTGAACAGATTTAACGCCAAACACCTCTTCGAGGCGGTTTCTCCATTTGTGGCTAACGGAGACGCAACATACAGAGAGTGCAATGATACACCGCAGCAAAAGAATGGGTACGATTGTGGTGTTTACCTTCTTGCAGTCGCTCGGGTTATATGCGAATGGTTTAGCTGTGAGGGAATGAAGAACCGGGATGAGCTGTGGTTTACTGAAGTGAAGAAGACTGTACCTGATTTGGTTAACCATTTGAGAGCAGAGATATTGGAGCTGATCAAAACGTTGATGTCTCAGAGTGTGTGA